A DNA window from Hordeum vulgare subsp. vulgare chromosome 1H, MorexV3_pseudomolecules_assembly, whole genome shotgun sequence contains the following coding sequences:
- the LOC123395368 gene encoding protein FAR1-RELATED SEQUENCE 4-like: MTFDTENEVREYYIKYAKAKGFGVTRRISHSDDNGQVKYLTLCCSRYGKTQSNSRNMLKPNPTAGIGCEAKIYVTRGPDGKLHLSKAILDHNHALSPHKSRLFRCNKKLNFHVKRRLELNDRAGIRVNKNFNSFVVAADGHENLTFGEKTCRNFLEITRRLKLGSGDAEAVRDYFIKMQSDNPNFFSVMDVDDESRLRNAFWADARSRAVYESFHDVITFDTTYLVNKYDMPFACFVGVNHHGQSVLLGCALLSNEDTPTFVWLFNEEEFEVKCSCRRFEFRGILCRHVLCVLTHMKIKEVPPQYIVDRWKKNVKRKHNFIRCTYGGMEDTPVAKRFDRLCNSFYPVAELGGMSDNSCNSLIEKLHTLKVEYSSSSNSENDKEQAHSMNLNKKRSNNKRKQSDANILEQDLMEHAGSFDFGIATGNINPTPAAAIPYEGSSSMVMPPILGEYTSMMFQVQQASTVLSSPAELRFNGIGGLNNTTDQI, from the exons ATGACCTTCGATACTGAGAATGAGGTGCGAGAGTACTATATAAAATATGCTAAAGCAAAAGGCTTTGGTGTGACGAGAAGAATCTCACATAGTGATGATAATGGACAAGTAAAGTACCTTACACTTTGTTGCTCTCGGTATGGTAAGACTCAATCGAACTCAAGAAATATGTTGAAGCCAAACccaacagccgggataggatgtgaAGCTAAAATTTATGTTACACGTGGTCCTGATGGGAAGCTTCATCTTTCAAAGGCGATTTTGGATCACAATCATGCATTGAGTCCACATAAATCTCGGTTATTTAGATGCAATAAGAAGTTAAATTTCCATGTCAAGCGCAGGCTTGAGCTGAATGACCGCGCCGGAATAAGAGTAAACAAGAATTTTAATTCTTTTGTTGTGGCAGCAGATGGTCATGAGAACCTAACTTTTGGTGAGAAAACTTGTCGCAATTTTCTAGAGATAACAAGAAGGTTAAAACTTGGTAGTGGTGATGCTGAAGCGGTTCGTGACTATTTTATCAAAATGCAATCCGACAATCCAAACTTTTTTAGTGTCATGGATGTTGATGATGAATCCCGACTTCGGAATGCTTTTTGGGCTGATGCAAGAAGCAGAGCAGTGTATGAATCTTTTCATGATGTCATTACTTTTGACACAACATACTTGGTGAACAAATATGATATGCCTTTTGCTTGTTTTGTCGGAGTGAATCATCATGGCCAATCAGTGTTGCTAGGGTGTGCTTTATTATCAAATGAAGATACTCCAACATTTGTCTGGTTA TTCAACGAGGAAGAGTTCGAAGTTAAGTGTTCATGTCGTCGCTTCGAGTTCAGGGGTATACtctgtaggcatgtattatgtgTGCTCACTCACATGAAAATCAAGGAGGTTCCTCCACAATACATTGTTGATCGGTGGAAAAAGAATGTGAAAAGAAAGCATAATTTTATCAGATGCACATATGGTGGCATGGAAGACACGCCTGTTGCAAAACGTTTTGATAGATTGTGCAATTCTTTCTACCCAGTTGCTGAGCTAGGCGGCATGTCAGATAATTCATGCAATTCTTTGATTGAAAAACTTCACACCCTCAAAGTTGAGTACTCTAGCAGCTCAAATTCTGAAAATGATAAGGAACAG GCTCACTCCATGAATTTAAACAAGAAAAGGTccaataataaaaggaaacaatcAGACGCTAATATTCTAGAACAAGATCTTATGGAACATGCG GGATCATTTGACTTTGGCATAGCGACTGGCAACATAAATCCAACCCCAGCAGCTGCAATACCATATGAAGGTTCATCATCAATGGTTATGCCTCCAATTCTAGGAGAATATACAAGTATGATGTTTCAGGTTCAGCAAGCATCGACTGTACTGTCCAGTCCTGCAGAATTACGCTTCAATGGAATTGGAGGGCTCAACAATACGACGGATCAGATTTAG